A window of the Osmia lignaria lignaria isolate PbOS001 chromosome 2, iyOsmLign1, whole genome shotgun sequence genome harbors these coding sequences:
- the LOC117606013 gene encoding EF-hand domain-containing protein 1: MEKLPLIPGYTIHDSTITDYRLIQKFRFLNGYRVVRDRNVGIGGRPIDVASSAYIKEEDSTHYDPSLTYGRVKEYAYRQFIPHYALFAHKCLCFKAFFRQGVFNSPDEHFRIRYVNIIYFLEDDTLCVMEPPIDNAGFKQGKLVRREKIVKNTTGDTFHWKDFNVGIDVCIYGVIYHIIDCDLFTKEFLNSQGIDVGDKEEPPVDPYTEFRVCKQKKPTHITQIPDDTRRRFLEYDKMVLSFTATWNDDVYGIAYFLTDDTIAIREIQKPNSGKDPVPMLLKRMKVPKDWKNLPPSYPAVYLERGDPEVVEYYTPKDFIIGETVFIFSRRFLLHDCDPFTRKYYSDMLGITQPKGIPIPSKEVLSPPEYKPPPHIKFGTPEDTYAGCLSLIPKPPKKDVIRQLINFPKKLRYSMQMDAVHPEDRNRDFILEYSLSDGTILVHELEKRNSGRREGCFLKATLVAKPNTGRDNPEYYTPQDFFIGARLNIFNHYFIIRGADLFVYRYMEENPDKFPCEIRNNIRDYFVREKLLGDDISIEVKKIEDKEEADARSIKMLEENGGNQSDMIDCLKDLETQGKRKYEGKHGELRERTPPPEELCPGLITNPKESDPNQDAKKPSENERKKEVTWND; the protein is encoded by the exons atGGAAAAATTACCACTTATACCAGGATATACGATCCATGATTCCACT attacAGATTATAGACTGATACAAAAATTTCGCTTTTTAAATGGTTATCGTGTAGTACGTGATAGGAATGTTGGCATTGGAGGAAGACCAATAGATGTTGCATCTTCCGCATATATAAAAGAAGAGGATTCCACACA cTATGATCCATCGCTAACATACGGCCGGGTAAAAGAGTACGCATATCGACAATTTATTCCACATTATGCGCTGTTCGCGCATAAATGTCTCTGCTTCAAAGCATTTTTTCGTCAGGGGGTCTTCAATTCTCCAGATGAACATTTTCGTATACGTTATGTGAATATAATCTATTTTTTGGAGGATGATACGTTATGCGTAATGGAGCCTCCAATAGATAATGCTGGTTTTAAACAAGGAAAACTTGTCAGACgtgaaaaaattgtaaaaaatacaaCGGGAGATACGTTTCATTGGAAAGATTTTAACGTTGGAATTGACGTAT GTATTTACGGTGTAATTTATCATATTATCGATTGTGATCTATTTActaaagaatttttaaacagTCAAGGGATTGATGTCGGGGACAAGGAAGAACCACCTGTGGATCCATACACGGAATTTCGTGTATGCAAGCAGAAAAAACCGACGCATATCACACAGATTCCAGATGATACCAGACGACGATTTTTAGAGTATGATAAAATGGTATTATCGTTTACTGCCACTTGGAACGACGACGTTTATGGTATAGCGTACTTCTTAACGGACGACACAATAGCCATTCGCGAAATACAAAAGCCAAATAGCGGAAAGGACCCGGTACCAATGTTATTGAAACGAATGAAAGTACCAAAAGATTGGAAAAATTTAccaccatcttatcctgctgtATACCTTGAACGAGGGGATCCTGAAGTAGTTGAATATTATACACCAAAAGATTTTATA ATTGGTGAGACGGTTTTTATATTTAGTCGACGCTTTCTTTTGCACGATTGTGACCCTTTCACTAGAAAGTATTATTCAGACATGTTGGGAATAACGCAACCAAAAGGGATACCTATTCCAAGCAAAGAAGTTCTATCGCCACCGGAATATAAACCTCCACCGCATATTAAGTTCGGTACACCTGAAGATACTTACGCCGGTTGTTTGTCATTGATCCCTAAACCGCCTAAAAAAGATGTCATTCGACAACTAATTAATTTCCCGAAAAAATTACGCTACTCAATGCAGATGGACGCGGTACATCCGGAAGACAGGAACCGCGACTTTATTTTAGAATACAGTTTAAGCGACGGTACGATCCTTGTACATGAACTTGAGAAACGTAATTCAGGACGTCGCGAGGGTTGCTTTCTAAAAGCAACGTTAGTTGCTAAACCGAATACCGGAAGAGACAATCCGGAATATTATACTCCTCAAGATTTTTTCATAGGAGCAAgacttaatatttttaatcattatttcaTCATACGCGGCGCTGATCTTTTCGTATACCGTTACATGGAAGAGAATCCTGACAAATTTCCCTGTGAAATACGAAATAATATCCGTGATTATTTCGTCAGAGAAAAGTTACTTGGCGACGATATAAGCATCGAGgtgaaaaaaattgaagataaaGAAGAGGCAGATGCTCGTTCGATTAAAATGTTGGAAGAAAATGGTGGAAATCAATCTGATATGATAGATTGTCTAAAAGACCTTGAAACTCAAGGTAAACGCAAATATGAAGGAAAACATGGCGAATTAAGAGAACGTACACCGCCACCTGAAGAATTATGTCCAGGATTAATAACAAATCCTAAGGAATCTGATCCAAATCAAGATGCAAAAAAGCCttcagaaaatgaaagaaaaaaggaagtaaCATGGAATGATTAG